In Hydra vulgaris chromosome 06, alternate assembly HydraT2T_AEP, a genomic segment contains:
- the LOC136081526 gene encoding uncharacterized protein LOC136081526 has translation MYAPSLASNIAQPSKTFNNFLGEKPNTSINNEKITKLEFYKAIIELKHNKSCGYDGISSNLAIYVMDSISKALFYLISSSFENSIFPDKLKLAKINPILKKGVCNNDLTLNDLSYKNQFVFQSNCSTEHAIIKLADKIYKSFDSDEVVLGVFIDLPKVFDTVDYSVLLSKLKYYGIIGSTFKWIQSYLSNRKQFVLLEKSGALGITCGVPQRSILDPLFRGPRIDPWGIPQLIDSNGEHVKSYGTPCLRLCK, from the exons atgtatgCCCCGTCTCTTGCTTCTAACATTGCGCAACCaagtaaaacatttaataattttttgggaGAAAAACCCAATACtagtataaataatgaaaagataactaaacttgaattttataaaGCAATTATTGAACTTAAACACAACAAGTCATGTGGATATGATGGTATTTCCAGTAACTTAGCTATTTATGTTATGGACAGCATTAgtaaagcattattttatttaatatcatcttCATTTGAAAATAGTATATTCCCTGACAAACTTAAATTAGCCAAAATTAATCCCATTCTCAAAAAAGGTGTTTgcaataat GACTTAACATTAAACGATTTATCATACAAAAATCAGTTTGTATTTCAAAGCAATTGTTCTACTGAACATgctattattaaacttgctgaCAAAATATATAAGTCGTTTGATAGTGATGAAGTGgtattaggagtttttattgatcttccCAAGGTCTTTGATACAGTTGATTACAGTGTTTTACTTTCCAAGTTAAAATATTACGGCATAATAGGCTCAACATTTAAGTGGATTCAAAGCTACTTgtctaacagaaagcaatttgtattactAGAAAAGTCTGGAGCCCTTGGTATTACGTGTGGAGTTCCTCAGCGTTCAATCCTAGAtccattatt cagaGGTCCAAGAATTGATCCTTGGGGAATTCCGCAACTTATTGATTCAAATGGGGAACATGTTAAGTCATATGGTACTCCTTGTTTACGATTATGTAAATAA